One window of the Streptomyces sp. ITFR-21 genome contains the following:
- a CDS encoding enoyl-[acyl-carrier-protein] reductase FabV, protein MSSRVVRPDGRGFLLFDAHPAGCARLVDDLAAEAGPPLPAAGRAAADRPVAVVIGSSAGYGLAATLAGVVRHGMHGVAVCFEKPAAARRTATAGWYRSRRVAQLAEHRGSRLEFVNADCFQDSTRERVLSLVEERFGRVDHLIYSVAAPRRPDPLTGRSLTSVIKPLGAPYPARMLGFDDAGAPRLVDTSVEPATEEQRRATVHVMGGGDWAAWVTALAGRNLLGPRFRTVALSYVGSELTAPIYRRGTIGAAKDDLEATARQLTEGLLAERGGAALTSVNGVAVTPASMAIPGIALYSALLRRVLGERMQSPLRQMVRLWDLLADDAAPATDATGRLRLDDWELLPQVQAEVADAWHRVGPANLEEYADTQWLRTELLRLYGFEVPGVDYTAPVETELPWPESTGPALTSVPAGPPAGPSSI, encoded by the coding sequence ATGAGTTCACGTGTGGTCCGCCCCGACGGGCGCGGCTTTCTGCTGTTCGACGCGCATCCGGCCGGGTGCGCCCGGCTGGTCGACGACCTGGCTGCGGAGGCGGGACCGCCGCTGCCGGCCGCCGGGCGGGCGGCGGCCGACCGTCCGGTGGCGGTGGTCATCGGGTCCAGCGCCGGGTACGGGCTGGCCGCGACGCTCGCCGGTGTGGTCCGGCACGGCATGCACGGCGTCGCGGTGTGCTTCGAGAAGCCGGCCGCGGCCCGCCGGACCGCCACCGCCGGCTGGTACCGGTCCCGGCGGGTCGCCCAGCTCGCCGAGCACCGCGGCAGCCGGCTCGAGTTCGTCAACGCGGACTGCTTCCAGGACAGCACCCGGGAGCGGGTGCTGTCGCTGGTCGAGGAGCGGTTCGGCCGGGTGGACCACCTGATCTACAGTGTCGCGGCGCCCCGCCGGCCCGACCCGCTGACCGGCCGGTCGCTGACCTCGGTGATCAAGCCGCTGGGCGCGCCCTACCCGGCCCGGATGCTGGGTTTCGACGACGCGGGCGCGCCGCGGCTGGTGGACACCTCGGTGGAGCCGGCCACCGAGGAGCAACGGCGGGCCACCGTGCACGTCATGGGCGGCGGCGACTGGGCGGCGTGGGTGACGGCGCTGGCCGGACGGAACCTGCTCGGCCCGCGCTTCCGGACGGTGGCCCTGTCGTACGTCGGCTCGGAGCTGACCGCGCCGATCTACCGGCGCGGCACGATCGGCGCGGCCAAGGACGACCTGGAGGCGACCGCCAGGCAGCTGACCGAAGGGCTGCTGGCCGAGCGCGGCGGCGCCGCGCTGACCTCCGTGAACGGGGTGGCCGTCACACCCGCCTCGATGGCCATCCCCGGGATCGCGCTGTACAGCGCGCTGCTGCGGCGGGTACTGGGCGAGCGGATGCAGTCGCCGCTGCGGCAGATGGTGCGGCTGTGGGACCTGCTGGCCGACGACGCGGCGCCGGCCACCGACGCGACGGGCCGGCTGCGGCTGGACGACTGGGAGCTGCTGCCGCAGGTGCAGGCCGAGGTGGCGGACGCCTGGCACCGGGTGGGCCCGGCGAACCTGGAGGAGTACGCCGACACGCAGTGGCTGCGCACCGAACTGCTCCGGCTCTACGGGTTCGAGGTGCCGGGCGTGGACTACACCGCCCCGGTGGAGACCGAGCTGCCCTGGCCGGAATCCACCGGGCCGGCCCTCACGTCCGTACCCGCCGGGCCTCCCGCTGGGCCTTCATCCATCTGA
- a CDS encoding helix-turn-helix domain-containing protein: MKSSAWTIAAPNTPGEPPERTRQQHEFGVALSTLRVLVGLTQEELSENSGLSVRTIRNLENGHTERPRKKTCELLAHALDLSDTETRSLLAAAGWGVRSRSVPLTELPQPRSELPLTAPGLVGRQEILAGVCRYLSGDGSTYPAGGGRLAVVTGPPGSGKTALVAHAAQLLREEFPDGQIFIDLDDSSHEPLSPAAVVLRLLRSLRGGEPSETGEERAAALRALLADRRVLVVADNADSEAQIRPLLTGSPGSAVLVAARRQLWALPQSYAVELDPLSPEEAVLVLENLLGRDRTATEPSAVQSIALSCGHLPLSLHVAGLWIAARPHRRLRELADRLVDEKDRLDTLRVGDLSLRASVAAYFRRLAPAEQEALHRLGALRGYFDVGDAATALGVSRATAADLIDDLTHHQMIWLSGPTSEGLFRYQLHDSVRLYASWAAAGGAY, from the coding sequence ATGAAGTCCTCAGCGTGGACCATCGCGGCACCGAACACACCGGGTGAGCCACCGGAGCGGACCCGACAGCAGCATGAGTTCGGGGTCGCCCTCAGCACCTTACGGGTGCTGGTGGGGCTGACCCAGGAGGAGCTGTCGGAGAACTCCGGACTCAGTGTGCGGACCATTCGTAATCTGGAGAACGGGCACACCGAGCGCCCCCGGAAGAAGACCTGTGAGCTGCTCGCCCACGCGCTGGACCTGTCGGACACCGAGACCCGCAGCCTGCTGGCCGCGGCCGGCTGGGGAGTGCGGTCGCGTTCCGTACCGCTGACCGAGCTGCCGCAGCCGCGCTCCGAACTGCCCCTGACCGCGCCGGGCCTGGTGGGGCGGCAGGAGATCCTGGCCGGGGTGTGCCGCTACCTGTCAGGGGACGGCAGCACCTACCCGGCCGGCGGCGGACGGCTGGCCGTCGTCACCGGCCCGCCCGGATCGGGCAAGACCGCACTCGTCGCGCACGCCGCCCAGCTGCTGCGCGAGGAGTTCCCCGACGGCCAGATCTTCATCGACCTGGACGACTCCTCGCACGAGCCGCTGTCGCCGGCCGCGGTCGTCCTGCGGCTGCTGCGGTCGCTGCGCGGCGGCGAGCCGAGCGAGACCGGTGAGGAGCGGGCGGCGGCGCTGCGGGCGCTGCTCGCCGACCGGCGGGTGCTGGTGGTGGCGGACAACGCCGACAGCGAGGCGCAGATCCGCCCGCTGCTGACGGGTTCGCCGGGCAGCGCGGTGCTGGTGGCGGCCCGCCGCCAGTTGTGGGCGCTGCCGCAGAGCTACGCGGTGGAGCTGGATCCGCTGTCGCCGGAGGAGGCGGTGCTGGTGCTGGAGAACCTGCTCGGCCGGGACCGTACGGCAACCGAGCCGTCGGCGGTGCAGAGCATCGCCCTGTCGTGCGGCCATCTGCCGCTGTCGCTGCACGTCGCGGGGCTGTGGATCGCGGCTCGGCCGCACCGGCGGCTGCGCGAGCTGGCCGACCGGCTGGTGGACGAGAAGGACCGGCTGGACACCCTGCGGGTCGGCGACCTGTCGCTGCGGGCCAGCGTCGCCGCGTACTTCCGCCGGCTGGCCCCGGCCGAGCAGGAGGCACTGCACCGGCTCGGCGCGCTGCGAGGCTACTTCGACGTGGGCGACGCGGCGACCGCGCTCGGGGTCTCCCGCGCCACGGCCGCCGACCTCATCGATGACCTGACCCACCATCAGATGATATGGCTGAGCGGCCCGACGTCCGAGGGGCTGTTCCGCTACCAGCTGCACGACTCCGTCCGCCTGTACGCCAGCTGGGCGGCGGCGGGCGGCGCGTACTGA
- a CDS encoding NUDIX domain-containing protein — translation MAAKHSAGILLFRRTGGADGDIEVLLGHMGGPFWARRDVGAWSVIKGEYEPDEPAQAAARREFREELGLPVPPGELIWLGEAKQPNGKTVTVWALEGDLDPALVVPGTFTMEWPRGSRRLQEFPEIDRAAWPALPEAREKIVSGQRVFLDRLAELLG, via the coding sequence GTGGCGGCGAAACACAGTGCCGGGATCCTGCTGTTCCGCAGGACAGGCGGCGCGGACGGTGACATCGAGGTGCTCCTCGGGCACATGGGCGGGCCGTTCTGGGCCCGTCGTGACGTGGGCGCGTGGAGTGTGATCAAGGGTGAGTACGAACCCGACGAGCCGGCGCAGGCCGCGGCCCGGCGGGAGTTCCGGGAGGAGCTGGGCCTGCCGGTGCCGCCCGGCGAGCTGATCTGGCTGGGCGAGGCGAAGCAGCCCAACGGCAAGACCGTCACGGTGTGGGCGCTCGAGGGCGACCTCGACCCGGCGCTGGTGGTCCCCGGCACCTTCACGATGGAGTGGCCGAGGGGGTCCCGCAGGCTTCAGGAGTTCCCGGAGATCGACCGGGCGGCCTGGCCGGCCCTGCCCGAGGCCCGGGAGAAGATCGTCTCGGGCCAGCGGGTGTTCCTCGACCGGCTGGCCGAACTGCTGGGCTGA
- a CDS encoding MarR family winged helix-turn-helix transcriptional regulator has product MLTGASSDRDGAAFAAREVVELLEVLWTQDRDMTSTAPVSSSQLKVLYVLDRDEGINLRTLGEVLGSAPSSVSRMCDRLHALGFIERSLSTASRRELELRLSGRGESYLAELRARREASLLHFISAMSPADRAALVAGLNGFRSAVTGPAPAESGPRTGAAESA; this is encoded by the coding sequence ATGCTTACCGGCGCCTCCTCCGACAGAGACGGCGCCGCCTTCGCGGCCCGCGAGGTCGTCGAGCTACTCGAGGTGCTGTGGACGCAGGATCGTGACATGACCTCGACCGCGCCGGTGTCGTCGTCGCAGCTGAAGGTGCTGTACGTCCTGGACCGCGACGAGGGGATCAATCTGCGCACCCTGGGCGAGGTGCTGGGGTCGGCGCCGTCCTCGGTCAGCCGGATGTGCGACCGGCTGCACGCGCTGGGCTTCATCGAGCGGTCGCTGAGCACCGCCAGCCGCAGGGAGCTGGAGCTGCGCCTGTCGGGGCGCGGGGAGAGCTATCTCGCCGAGCTGCGGGCCCGGCGCGAGGCCAGCCTGCTGCACTTCATCTCGGCCATGAGCCCCGCCGACCGCGCGGCGCTGGTGGCCGGCCTGAACGGCTTCCGGAGTGCGGTCACCGGGCCGGCGCCCGCCGAGAGCGGGCCGCGCACCGGGGCGGCCGAGTCCGCCTAG
- a CDS encoding type III PLP-dependent enzyme, which produces MTARVRPTGAVRDLALSLPTGQLPAYIYDLDALREHAAAVRAALPERVELYYAAKANPEPRILAALAPFVDGYEVASGGELAHVAGAVPGRPVAFGGPGKTPAEITAALAAGVRRFHVESEHELRTLAWLAAGAGVRAGVLLRFNLAVRTGALTAGGLAMGGRPTPFGIDPLRADAAVAALTDGSCPQVELLGVHAHLASGLAAPELLAVAGSVVGWAAALAARHRVALREVNVGGGMHVDYADPAARFDWAAYGAGLARLTAAHPGLLLRVEPGRALTAYCGWYATDVLDVKRSHGEEFAVVRGGTHHLRTPAAKGHDQPCAVLPVADWPHPWPRPAGGAGPVTLAGQLCTPKDVLARRVPAPGLRAGDRVVFALAGAYAWNISHHDFLMHPRPTAHFSGGSGAAPAPPAAAGGNVTEGVRA; this is translated from the coding sequence GTGACCGCGCGGGTCCGGCCCACCGGGGCCGTCCGCGACCTCGCCCTGTCGCTGCCGACCGGGCAGCTCCCGGCCTACATCTACGACCTGGACGCGCTGCGGGAACACGCCGCCGCCGTCAGGGCCGCGCTGCCGGAACGGGTCGAGCTGTACTACGCGGCCAAGGCCAACCCCGAGCCGCGGATCCTGGCCGCGCTCGCGCCGTTCGTCGACGGGTACGAGGTGGCCTCGGGCGGTGAACTCGCCCATGTGGCGGGGGCGGTGCCGGGCCGCCCGGTGGCCTTCGGCGGTCCGGGGAAGACCCCGGCGGAGATCACGGCGGCCCTGGCTGCGGGCGTGCGCCGCTTCCACGTCGAGAGCGAGCACGAGCTGCGGACGCTGGCGTGGCTTGCCGCCGGCGCCGGGGTGCGTGCCGGGGTGCTGCTGCGCTTCAACCTCGCGGTGCGGACTGGGGCGTTGACGGCGGGCGGGCTGGCCATGGGCGGCCGGCCGACGCCCTTCGGCATCGACCCGTTACGGGCCGACGCCGCGGTCGCGGCGCTCACCGACGGCAGCTGCCCGCAGGTGGAGCTGCTGGGCGTGCACGCCCATCTGGCCAGCGGTCTGGCGGCGCCCGAACTGCTCGCCGTCGCCGGGTCGGTGGTCGGCTGGGCGGCGGCGCTGGCCGCCCGGCACCGCGTCGCGCTGCGGGAGGTGAACGTCGGCGGCGGCATGCACGTCGACTACGCCGACCCCGCCGCCCGCTTCGACTGGGCGGCCTACGGCGCCGGCCTCGCCCGGCTCACCGCGGCCCACCCCGGGCTGCTGCTCCGCGTCGAACCCGGCCGGGCGCTGACGGCGTACTGCGGCTGGTACGCCACCGACGTGCTCGATGTGAAGCGCAGCCACGGCGAGGAGTTCGCGGTGGTCAGGGGCGGCACCCACCACCTGCGCACTCCGGCCGCCAAGGGGCACGACCAGCCGTGCGCCGTGCTCCCCGTCGCCGACTGGCCGCATCCGTGGCCGCGGCCCGCCGGCGGGGCGGGCCCGGTCACGCTGGCCGGCCAGCTGTGCACCCCCAAGGACGTACTGGCCCGCCGGGTCCCGGCGCCGGGTCTGCGGGCCGGTGACCGGGTGGTCTTCGCCCTGGCCGGCGCGTACGCCTGGAACATCTCGCACCACGACTTCCTCATGCACCCGCGGCCGACCGCGCACTTTTCCGGCGGATCCGGCGCCGCGCCCGCCCCACCCGCGGCGGCGGGCGGGAACGTGACGGAGGGCGTCCGTGCCTGA
- a CDS encoding IucA/IucC family protein gives MALSCVTGPAGRADRTAPAPLAGADEAVAHTLLNCLLREVSGPDHQTAVIGGHLLLRLPRSGVRLRVALRRTSLLGGHRFTGPVSEDTGGGWAAIGWLRLAEHTHAELSARTGVPNEEFLEQVVSSHQGVAAGLAAPRPAAGRDPLDRYLASERSLVYGHRFHPTPKARSGDPGSWTAYAPEASAAFPLRLLAVRDRLVVQESAAPGAADPLDRLAAVPAGYRLLPAHPWQYELLRRHPGLRTALDRGDVLDLGPGRRRFAATASVRTVYDGDTFLKFSLNVRITNCLRKNASYELAGAVALTRLLDCAFTELAGRFPGSDMLREPAFRSLGLPGPDGRPDLPLLEGFGVIVREGLGQRLRPGATALLAAAVADQYPTGPGHISRLLPAADRATALRWWRRYLRLLVPPVLAAYCDHGIVLEPHLQNVLVCVDAEGMPVQVLFRDLEGTKLLPGHHAAALAALPAQVAGPLTYDADQGWDRLVYCLLVNHIAELLSALADLHPAAEPALWSEVRDTIRDHAAEHGRTPRLDALLAGEPLPAKANLLTRWQRAADREAGYVRLPSPLAADVLPAGGDR, from the coding sequence ATGGCACTGTCCTGCGTCACCGGCCCGGCCGGCCGCGCCGACCGGACCGCCCCCGCCCCGCTGGCCGGCGCGGACGAGGCGGTGGCCCACACCCTGCTCAACTGCCTGCTCCGCGAGGTCTCCGGGCCCGACCACCAGACCGCCGTCATCGGCGGCCACCTGCTGCTGCGGCTGCCGCGCAGCGGAGTGCGGCTGCGGGTGGCGCTGCGCCGCACCTCCCTGCTGGGCGGCCACCGCTTCACCGGGCCGGTGAGCGAGGACACCGGCGGCGGCTGGGCCGCGATCGGCTGGCTGCGGCTCGCCGAGCACACGCACGCGGAGCTGTCGGCGCGGACCGGGGTGCCCAACGAGGAGTTCCTGGAGCAGGTGGTCTCCAGCCACCAGGGGGTCGCCGCCGGGCTGGCCGCGCCGCGGCCGGCGGCCGGCCGGGATCCGCTGGACCGCTATCTCGCCTCGGAGCGGTCGCTGGTCTACGGCCACCGCTTCCACCCGACGCCCAAGGCCCGCAGCGGGGACCCCGGGTCCTGGACCGCGTACGCCCCCGAGGCCTCCGCCGCCTTCCCCCTGCGGCTGCTGGCGGTACGGGACCGGCTGGTGGTCCAGGAGAGCGCCGCGCCCGGCGCGGCCGACCCGCTGGACCGGCTGGCCGCGGTGCCGGCGGGCTACCGGCTGCTGCCCGCGCACCCCTGGCAGTACGAACTGCTGCGCCGGCACCCCGGGTTGCGGACCGCCCTCGACCGCGGCGACGTACTGGACCTGGGGCCCGGCCGGCGCCGCTTCGCCGCCACCGCCTCGGTGCGGACCGTCTACGACGGCGACACCTTCCTCAAGTTCAGCCTGAATGTCCGCATTACCAACTGCCTCCGCAAGAACGCCAGTTACGAGTTGGCCGGCGCGGTCGCGCTGACCCGGCTGCTCGACTGCGCGTTCACCGAGCTGGCCGGCCGGTTCCCGGGCAGCGACATGCTCCGCGAGCCCGCCTTCCGCAGCCTGGGCCTGCCGGGGCCGGACGGGCGGCCGGACCTGCCACTGCTGGAGGGCTTCGGGGTGATCGTCCGGGAGGGGCTCGGACAGCGGCTGCGGCCCGGCGCCACCGCGCTGCTCGCCGCCGCGGTCGCCGACCAGTACCCGACCGGCCCCGGGCACATCTCCCGGCTGCTGCCCGCGGCGGACCGGGCGACGGCGCTGCGCTGGTGGCGGCGCTACCTGCGGCTGCTGGTCCCGCCCGTGCTGGCCGCCTACTGCGATCACGGCATCGTCCTCGAACCGCACCTGCAGAACGTCCTGGTGTGCGTGGACGCCGAGGGGATGCCGGTGCAGGTGCTCTTCCGCGACCTGGAGGGCACCAAGCTGCTCCCCGGCCACCACGCCGCCGCGCTCGCCGCCCTCCCGGCGCAGGTGGCGGGCCCGCTGACCTACGACGCCGACCAGGGCTGGGACCGCCTCGTCTACTGCCTGCTGGTCAACCACATCGCGGAACTGCTGTCGGCGCTGGCCGACCTGCACCCCGCCGCCGAGCCCGCGCTGTGGTCCGAGGTGCGCGACACGATCCGGGACCACGCCGCCGAGCACGGCCGGACGCCCCGCCTGGACGCGCTGCTGGCCGGGGAGCCGCTGCCGGCCAAGGCCAATCTGCTCACCCGCTGGCAGCGGGCCGCCGACCGGGAGGCCGGCTACGTACGGCTGCCCTCGCCGCTGGCGGCGGACGTGCTGCCCGCCGGGGGCGACCGGTGA
- a CDS encoding IucA/IucC family siderophore biosynthesis protein, translating into MTVAGSAAGTVEEGLLLRVLSTLLREDVVGLRTRSTVRDRPDGRWLHLAAGRGALALPVAEDGFQCEYTARLPLLRVEPGGGELTTGQQVLAALGALAAPEDRAGFGAFAAEYADALAALRLQAATREEVVARLGADPLRWRGPLAGLAFDTLAARAGHPLYPTGAARTGLSPDQLLGHAPEFAPRFALRWVAVPRAAVTVAGAEGAAGLGAFWPAPSGLGLPGLDATHLALPVHPLTAGGPLREAVGADGPAAGAVPAEQPFLQAAPTLSTRTVALTAHPGVHLKLPLAVSTLGLLNRRSVTPGSLVDGAAGQRLLTAVTAREPRFQGRVLHADETRYAHAGHDLLAVLVRRLPAGLDDCLVLPLAALTAPAPGGRLVIDHLADHWFGGEPLALLDAVLTLLLDWQTTLLGYGIALESHQQNISLLLDGPAGAPRVRLLFKDDDGPRINRGRLREALGADAPGPGDFADPRILTDRDGPVLDLFTTVTVHLCAGAFAFTLARHGRAPLDRLLGLVRDRLEEGARRLGDGPGTPGAALRARVLDAGRLPVKAMVTAGTLLTKNRSGASDINKYYTTGPNYLLRSR; encoded by the coding sequence GTGACGGTGGCCGGCTCCGCCGCCGGCACGGTCGAGGAGGGCCTGCTGCTGCGGGTGCTGAGCACCCTGCTGCGCGAGGACGTGGTGGGCCTGCGCACCCGGAGCACCGTACGGGACCGGCCGGACGGGCGCTGGCTGCACCTGGCCGCGGGCCGGGGCGCGCTGGCGCTGCCGGTGGCGGAGGACGGTTTCCAGTGCGAGTACACGGCCCGGCTGCCGCTGCTGCGGGTGGAGCCCGGCGGCGGGGAGCTGACCACCGGCCAGCAGGTGCTGGCCGCGCTCGGCGCGCTCGCGGCGCCCGAGGACCGGGCGGGTTTCGGCGCCTTCGCGGCGGAGTACGCCGACGCGCTGGCGGCGCTGCGGCTCCAGGCGGCGACCCGGGAGGAGGTCGTCGCGCGGCTCGGCGCCGACCCGCTGCGGTGGCGGGGACCGCTGGCGGGCCTGGCCTTCGACACCCTGGCCGCCCGCGCCGGCCACCCGCTCTATCCGACCGGCGCCGCCCGCACCGGCCTGTCTCCTGACCAACTCCTCGGTCACGCGCCCGAGTTCGCGCCGCGATTCGCGCTGCGCTGGGTCGCCGTGCCCCGGGCGGCGGTCACCGTGGCCGGCGCGGAGGGGGCCGCGGGCCTCGGTGCGTTCTGGCCGGCGCCGTCCGGGCTCGGCCTGCCGGGGCTGGACGCGACCCATCTGGCGCTGCCCGTACACCCGCTGACGGCGGGCGGGCCGCTGCGCGAGGCGGTGGGCGCCGACGGGCCGGCCGCCGGCGCCGTACCGGCGGAGCAGCCGTTCCTCCAAGCGGCGCCCACCTTGTCGACGCGGACCGTCGCGCTGACCGCGCACCCGGGCGTCCACCTCAAACTCCCGCTGGCCGTCTCGACCCTGGGGCTGCTCAACCGGCGCAGCGTCACACCCGGCAGCCTGGTCGACGGCGCCGCGGGACAGCGCCTGCTAACGGCCGTCACCGCCCGCGAACCCCGCTTCCAGGGCCGGGTGCTGCACGCCGACGAGACACGTTACGCGCACGCCGGCCATGACCTGCTCGCCGTCCTGGTCCGCCGGCTCCCCGCCGGGCTCGACGACTGCCTGGTCCTGCCGCTGGCCGCACTCACCGCCCCGGCCCCCGGCGGCCGGCTGGTGATCGACCACCTCGCCGACCACTGGTTCGGCGGTGAGCCGCTCGCCCTGCTGGACGCGGTGCTCACCCTCCTGCTGGACTGGCAGACCACGCTGCTGGGCTACGGCATCGCCCTGGAGTCGCACCAGCAGAACATCTCGCTGCTGCTGGACGGGCCCGCGGGCGCGCCCCGGGTCCGGCTGCTGTTCAAGGACGACGACGGCCCCCGGATCAACCGCGGCCGGCTGCGCGAGGCGCTCGGGGCGGACGCCCCGGGTCCGGGCGACTTCGCCGACCCGCGGATCCTCACCGACCGGGACGGACCGGTGCTCGACCTGTTCACCACCGTCACCGTCCATCTGTGCGCCGGCGCCTTCGCGTTCACCCTCGCCCGGCACGGCCGTGCTCCCCTGGACCGGCTGCTCGGCCTGGTACGCGACCGGCTGGAGGAGGGCGCGCGGCGGCTCGGGGACGGGCCCGGCACACCCGGGGCCGCCCTGCGCGCCCGGGTGCTGGACGCCGGGCGGCTGCCGGTCAAGGCGATGGTCACCGCGGGCACGCTGCTCACCAAGAACCGTTCAGGAGCGTCCGACATCAACAAGTACTACACCACCGGTCCCAACTACCTTCTGCGGAGCCGTTGA
- a CDS encoding ATP-grasp domain-containing protein gives MQLYLLALNPTDSVTEGFLPAARRLGLDTTVLTDRPQAHRAAYGQAAAVGAVEVLGCEVRDVHAVVSRISAHRAPGAVFSNSDHLQTQTALAAGYFGLPAKDWRAALRTKDKAEMRRRLAAAGADAVWSAELPAGADPATALAGLAVPFPCVVKPREGVASEDVVRVADRAELVRRCARIQARRPGEALVVEEFLPGELFTLETLGDGRTRHVLGGFHTRLSPPPYFIEERLSFVADRPARVQAQVLDQLDALGVGFGACHTEFVVSEGQARLIEVNYRAIGDQCDLLLAELLEVPLFEHILRVHLGERLPADLGARTGRAARLDYPYARSAGTLTAAPEAAELTVGGVRLTYRPLRAVGERRPLHHTNRDLLGVVRAFGPGQDAVDRAVDGFLAARTWEITP, from the coding sequence ATGCAGCTGTACCTGCTGGCCCTGAATCCGACCGATTCGGTCACCGAGGGGTTCCTTCCCGCCGCCCGCAGGCTCGGCCTGGACACGACCGTGCTCACCGACCGGCCGCAGGCGCACCGCGCCGCGTACGGGCAGGCCGCCGCGGTGGGGGCCGTCGAGGTGCTCGGCTGCGAGGTCCGGGACGTCCACGCGGTCGTCAGCCGGATCTCGGCGCACCGCGCGCCCGGCGCGGTCTTCAGCAACAGCGACCACCTGCAGACGCAGACGGCGCTGGCCGCCGGGTACTTCGGCCTGCCGGCGAAGGACTGGCGGGCGGCGCTGCGGACCAAGGACAAGGCGGAGATGCGCCGCCGGCTGGCTGCCGCCGGGGCCGACGCCGTCTGGTCGGCGGAACTGCCCGCGGGGGCGGACCCGGCCACCGCGCTGGCCGGGCTCGCGGTGCCGTTCCCCTGCGTGGTCAAGCCGCGCGAGGGGGTGGCGAGCGAGGACGTGGTACGGGTGGCGGACCGCGCCGAACTGGTGCGGCGCTGTGCGCGGATCCAGGCCCGCCGGCCGGGGGAGGCGCTGGTCGTCGAGGAGTTCCTGCCCGGCGAGCTGTTCACCCTGGAGACGCTCGGCGACGGCCGGACCCGCCATGTGCTGGGCGGGTTCCACACCCGGCTCTCGCCGCCGCCGTACTTCATCGAGGAGCGGCTGTCGTTCGTCGCCGACCGCCCGGCGCGGGTCCAGGCGCAGGTGCTGGACCAACTGGACGCCCTCGGTGTCGGTTTCGGGGCCTGCCACACCGAATTCGTGGTGTCCGAAGGGCAGGCGCGGCTGATCGAGGTCAACTACCGTGCCATCGGAGACCAGTGCGACCTGTTGCTCGCCGAACTGCTGGAGGTCCCGCTGTTCGAGCACATCCTCCGCGTCCATCTCGGCGAGCGCCTGCCGGCCGACCTGGGCGCGCGTACCGGCCGGGCCGCCCGGCTGGACTATCCGTACGCCCGCAGCGCCGGAACGCTGACCGCCGCGCCGGAGGCGGCCGAACTGACCGTGGGCGGGGTGCGTCTGACGTACCGTCCGCTGCGCGCGGTCGGTGAACGGCGTCCGCTGCACCACACCAACCGCGATCTGCTGGGTGTGGTGCGGGCGTTCGGCCCCGGGCAGGACGCCGTGGACCGGGCGGTGGACGGCTTCCTGGCCGCGCGGACCTGGGAGATCACCCCGTGA
- a CDS encoding (2Fe-2S)-binding protein translates to MPPAPTSCSSAPTLPAQVYRRLVALCPALELDVAAAGARPSPRWVNAEALAAGGEALDAWLEAEASRIHGRHGSAARPHVVASRALHGYLWSVCLMMSGPWYLQHRVPRVHPRDLRIDLTSGRFRLVPGAFACLPGDPAAALPGVRVLPHEQALRDELRSAVAEHVRPLLTALGPRLRRGARALWGMAGDDLVSGVWHLGRALGEEERAVRAAGELLPGPVAPFPGGADFRRLTGRDGRAQLTRTRLGCCLHYTIRPAETCGTCPRLCDAERLDASGTAPD, encoded by the coding sequence GTGCCCCCGGCCCCGACGTCCTGCTCCAGCGCTCCGACCCTGCCGGCCCAGGTGTACCGGCGGCTTGTCGCGCTCTGCCCCGCGCTGGAGCTCGACGTGGCCGCGGCCGGCGCCCGGCCATCACCCCGATGGGTGAACGCCGAGGCGCTGGCGGCCGGCGGCGAGGCCCTCGACGCCTGGCTCGAAGCCGAGGCGTCCCGGATCCACGGCCGCCACGGCAGCGCCGCCCGCCCGCACGTGGTCGCCTCCCGGGCCCTGCACGGCTACCTCTGGTCGGTGTGCCTGATGATGAGCGGGCCCTGGTACCTCCAGCACCGGGTACCGCGCGTCCACCCGCGCGACCTGCGGATCGACCTGACCAGCGGGAGGTTCCGCCTGGTGCCCGGCGCCTTCGCCTGCCTGCCCGGCGACCCGGCGGCGGCGCTCCCCGGGGTGCGGGTGCTGCCGCACGAACAGGCGCTGCGGGACGAACTGCGGTCGGCGGTGGCCGAGCACGTACGGCCGCTGCTCACCGCGCTCGGACCGCGGCTGCGCCGGGGCGCCCGCGCGCTGTGGGGTATGGCGGGCGACGACCTGGTCTCCGGTGTATGGCACCTCGGCCGGGCCCTCGGCGAGGAGGAGCGGGCGGTGCGGGCGGCCGGCGAGCTGCTCCCCGGGCCGGTGGCGCCGTTCCCCGGCGGCGCCGACTTCCGCCGGCTGACCGGCCGTGACGGGCGCGCCCAGCTGACCCGTACCCGGCTCGGCTGCTGCCTGCACTACACGATCCGGCCCGCCGAGACCTGCGGCACCTGCCCCCGGCTGTGCGACGCCGAACGGCTGGACGCGAGCGGCACCGCGCCCGACTGA